A DNA window from Comamonas sp. 26 contains the following coding sequences:
- the hscA gene encoding Fe-S protein assembly chaperone HscA has product MALLQISEPGQSPDPHQRRIAVGIDLGTTHSLVASVRNGVAECLPDDQGRVLLPSVVRYMDMGRRQIGFDAKAAQAVDAANTISSAKRFMGRSLADIESPENLPYHFKTDGDGSVISIETVDGAKTPIEISAEILATLRFRAEDTFDDELYGAVITVPAYFDDAQRQATKDAAKLAGINLLRLINEPTAAAIAYGLDNAAEGVYAVYDLGGGTFDISVLRLSQGVFEVIATGGDSALGGDDYDDALAAWVAEKTGTQLQSAADKTIWRIAARHCKQALTDAEIVAFTADLSSGSVTFDVKRDEFIALTAHLTTKSLSAVRRALKDAELSRDEVQGVVMVGGSTRMPQIRQAVADFFGSEPLTNLNPDEVVALGAAIQANQLAGNSTAGDLLLLDVIPLSLGVETMGGLVERIITRNETIPSARAQDFTTYKDGQTALAIHVVQGERDLVADCRSLARFELRGIPPMAAGAARIRVTFTVDADGLLAVSAKEQLSGVEAHINVKPSYGLSDDQIAQMLQDGFATAQQDMKARALVEARVDADRMILATNSALAADGDVLSSAEREHIDALMAALHAAVSSEDPAVVEAATQALAKGTEAFAAERMNRSIQKALAGKDLNSI; this is encoded by the coding sequence ATGGCGCTTTTGCAGATTTCCGAGCCCGGCCAATCCCCCGACCCTCATCAGCGACGCATTGCCGTAGGTATTGACCTTGGCACCACGCATTCTCTGGTCGCTTCCGTGCGCAATGGCGTGGCCGAGTGCTTGCCTGACGATCAGGGCCGCGTGCTGTTGCCATCCGTGGTGCGCTACATGGACATGGGCCGCCGCCAGATCGGTTTTGACGCCAAAGCCGCGCAGGCTGTGGATGCCGCCAACACGATCAGTTCTGCCAAGCGCTTCATGGGCCGCAGTCTGGCCGATATCGAATCGCCTGAAAACCTGCCCTACCACTTCAAGACGGATGGCGACGGCAGCGTTATTTCCATAGAGACGGTGGATGGTGCCAAGACGCCCATCGAAATCAGTGCCGAGATTCTGGCTACCTTGCGTTTTCGTGCTGAAGACACGTTTGATGACGAGCTCTACGGCGCTGTCATCACCGTGCCTGCGTACTTTGACGATGCCCAGCGTCAGGCCACAAAAGATGCGGCCAAACTGGCTGGCATCAACCTGCTGCGCTTGATTAACGAGCCCACGGCGGCTGCCATTGCCTACGGTCTGGACAATGCCGCAGAGGGCGTCTACGCTGTGTACGACCTGGGTGGCGGCACCTTTGATATTTCCGTGCTGCGACTGTCGCAAGGCGTGTTTGAAGTCATTGCCACTGGCGGTGACTCGGCACTGGGTGGCGATGACTATGACGACGCCTTGGCTGCATGGGTAGCAGAGAAGACCGGCACGCAGCTGCAAAGCGCCGCAGACAAAACCATCTGGCGCATTGCCGCGCGCCATTGCAAGCAGGCCTTGACGGATGCAGAAATCGTAGCGTTTACCGCTGATCTGTCGTCGGGTTCAGTCACTTTTGATGTCAAACGTGATGAATTCATTGCGCTGACTGCTCACTTAACAACTAAGAGCCTGTCTGCCGTGCGTCGTGCGCTCAAGGATGCCGAACTGAGCCGCGACGAAGTGCAGGGCGTGGTGATGGTCGGTGGCTCCACTCGCATGCCGCAGATCCGTCAGGCCGTGGCCGACTTCTTTGGCAGCGAGCCACTGACTAACCTCAACCCCGATGAAGTAGTGGCGCTGGGTGCTGCCATTCAGGCCAACCAGCTGGCGGGCAACAGCACTGCGGGTGATTTGCTGCTGCTGGATGTGATTCCGCTCTCGCTGGGTGTGGAGACCATGGGCGGCCTGGTCGAGCGCATCATCACACGCAACGAAACCATTCCCAGCGCACGTGCGCAGGACTTCACCACGTACAAAGACGGCCAGACCGCTCTGGCTATCCACGTAGTGCAGGGCGAGCGTGACCTGGTGGCAGACTGCCGTAGCCTGGCGCGCTTTGAGCTGCGCGGCATTCCCCCCATGGCCGCCGGTGCAGCGCGCATTCGCGTGACCTTTACGGTCGATGCCGATGGTCTGCTTGCCGTTAGCGCCAAAGAGCAACTCAGCGGCGTGGAGGCGCACATCAACGTCAAGCCATCCTATGGTCTGTCTGACGATCAGATTGCCCAGATGCTGCAAGATGGTTTCGCCACCGCCCAGCAAGACATGAAGGCCCGCGCACTGGTGGAAGCCCGTGTGGATGCCGATCGCATGATTCTGGCAACCAACAGTGCACTGGCTGCCGATGGCGATGTGCTCAGCAGCGCAGAGCGCGAGCATATTGATGCGCTGATGGCTGCCTTGCATGCCGCCGTCTCCAGCGAAGACCCTGCGGTGGTGGAAGCTGCGACACAGGCCTTGGCCAAGGGCACAGAGGCGTTTGCCGCTGAGCGCATGAACCGCAGCATCCAGAAGGCGCTGGCAGGCAAAGATTTGAACTCTATTTAA
- the hscB gene encoding Fe-S protein assembly co-chaperone HscB yields the protein MNLQSDDFELFGLPRKFAQERSQIDARWKELQREAHPDRFAAQGAAAQRVAMQWSVRINEAYQRLKDPLKRAAYLCELLGAPVRAEDNTAMPTAFLMQQMEWRESLDDASSEAALDALDDEVLSAKKQMLAECGRLLDEVNDPAAAVQQVRALMFVARFAQDVERRREQLGQ from the coding sequence ATGAATCTGCAATCTGACGACTTTGAATTGTTTGGTCTGCCGCGCAAGTTTGCCCAAGAGCGCAGCCAGATTGATGCACGCTGGAAAGAACTTCAGCGCGAAGCGCATCCCGACCGCTTTGCTGCGCAGGGCGCAGCCGCGCAGCGCGTGGCCATGCAGTGGTCTGTGCGCATCAATGAGGCCTATCAACGCCTGAAAGACCCGCTCAAGCGCGCAGCGTACTTGTGCGAGTTGCTGGGCGCGCCTGTGCGGGCTGAAGACAACACCGCCATGCCCACCGCATTTCTGATGCAGCAGATGGAGTGGCGCGAGTCTTTGGACGACGCTTCTTCTGAGGCGGCGCTTGATGCGCTGGATGACGAAGTGCTGAGCGCCAAAAAGCAGATGCTGGCTGAATGCGGCCGTTTGCTGGATGAGGTGAATGACCCCGCCGCAGCTGTGCAACAGGTAAGAGCCCTCATGTTTGTTGCGCGATTTGCGCAGGATGTGGAGCGCCGCCGCGAGCAACTGGGACAATAA
- the phnE gene encoding phosphonate ABC transporter, permease protein PhnE has translation MPVSAVPTRVAQTSMRDPAARGRLTWLVVALIVLWPMLQTSGFSLEPFFDANNLKVIGGFLAGFLPPETGSEFLGYLGQATLETLAIATAGMVLAFVIAVPMSYLSSGAARERVTLNPIARGVLTILRGIPELVWALVFVRVFGLGPAAGVLALGLTYGGMLAKVYAEILESTDPAPARALRASGTGRLQALLYGLLPQAAKELTSYTVYRWECAIRASVVMGFVGAGGLGQLMDQAMKMLNGGEAASILLAFMVLVAAADLLSWWLRRALDTAPAARALPFGWRTSAFLIAAFAGLLSSLRLLDMDLPALFTQDAANSMGEFVRGFFPPDLSQPWLLKVLKGVWETLAISIIGTLLAAVAGLLLSLPRWRAPWNAVLNVLRSVPELVWATITALAVGLGPFAGALALALHTTGVLGRLYAESLQNAPAAPAHALRLSGSSRLLAFCYGTFPGAAPQLLAYTLYRWEMNIRMAAILGFVGAGGLGQLLYFELSLFHYAQASTVIIAMLLLSIAVDWSSAALRRAMR, from the coding sequence ATGCCGGTAAGCGCTGTGCCGACTCGGGTTGCACAGACTTCGATGCGCGACCCCGCTGCACGTGGCCGCCTGACTTGGCTGGTCGTCGCGCTGATCGTGCTGTGGCCCATGCTGCAGACCTCGGGCTTTTCGCTGGAACCCTTTTTTGACGCCAACAATCTCAAGGTGATTGGCGGCTTTCTCGCAGGCTTTCTGCCACCCGAAACAGGCAGCGAGTTCCTCGGCTATCTGGGCCAGGCCACGCTGGAGACCCTGGCCATTGCCACGGCAGGCATGGTGTTGGCCTTTGTCATTGCCGTGCCCATGTCCTATCTATCGAGTGGCGCAGCGCGTGAGCGGGTCACACTCAACCCCATTGCCCGTGGCGTGCTCACCATCTTGCGGGGCATACCGGAGCTGGTCTGGGCGCTGGTCTTTGTGCGCGTGTTTGGCCTCGGCCCCGCTGCTGGCGTGCTGGCGCTAGGACTGACCTATGGCGGCATGCTGGCCAAGGTTTATGCCGAAATTCTGGAATCCACCGACCCCGCCCCTGCCCGCGCCCTGCGTGCCAGCGGCACAGGGCGCTTGCAAGCCCTGCTCTATGGCTTGCTGCCGCAGGCGGCCAAAGAATTAACGTCCTACACCGTGTACCGCTGGGAATGCGCGATTCGCGCCTCGGTGGTCATGGGCTTTGTGGGCGCAGGCGGTCTGGGCCAGCTCATGGACCAGGCCATGAAGATGCTCAACGGCGGCGAGGCGGCCAGCATCCTGCTGGCCTTCATGGTGCTGGTAGCCGCTGCCGATCTGCTGTCGTGGTGGCTGCGCCGTGCGCTGGATACGGCACCTGCCGCCCGCGCCCTGCCCTTTGGCTGGCGCACTTCAGCATTTTTGATAGCAGCTTTCGCAGGCCTGCTGAGCAGTCTGCGCCTGCTGGATATGGATTTACCGGCCTTGTTCACGCAAGACGCCGCCAACAGCATGGGCGAGTTTGTGCGCGGCTTCTTCCCGCCGGACCTGAGCCAGCCCTGGCTGCTGAAAGTGCTGAAAGGCGTGTGGGAGACGCTAGCGATTTCCATCATCGGCACGCTGCTGGCCGCCGTGGCCGGCCTGCTGCTGTCCCTGCCGCGCTGGCGTGCGCCATGGAATGCGGTGCTGAACGTGCTGCGCTCCGTGCCTGAACTGGTCTGGGCCACCATCACCGCGCTGGCCGTGGGTCTGGGGCCGTTTGCCGGTGCGCTGGCCCTCGCCCTGCACACCACCGGCGTGCTGGGACGGCTATATGCAGAGTCGCTGCAAAATGCCCCCGCAGCGCCCGCCCATGCGCTGCGCCTGTCCGGCAGCAGCCGCTTGCTGGCGTTTTGCTACGGCACTTTCCCCGGCGCGGCACCGCAGTTGCTGGCCTACACGCTATACCGCTGGGAGATGAATATCCGCATGGCCGCCATTCTGGGCTTTGTGGGTGCTGGAGGGCTAGGTCAGTTGCTGTACTTTGAGCTGTCTTTATTCCACTACGCGCAAGCCAGCACAGTGATTATTGCTATGCTTTTATTGAGCATTGCCGTGGACTGGAGCAGCGCAGCACTGCGCCGGGCCATGCGCTAA
- the blaOXA gene encoding class D beta-lactamase, with translation MNRRSLVLSALALGFAQGAIAGPQFQEMTEWSRFFTDADAQGSIVVLDARGKSETTHVYNVSRAHQRYSPASTFKIPHSLFALDAGLLRDEFQLIPWDGVKRSAAAWNADQNLRSAMRNSTVWVYERFAKELGDERETAYMHKIGYGNAVATGDKPFWVEGDLAISSFEQIAFLQRLYRNQLPFQVEHQRLVKDVMVNEAGPDWILRAKTGWTGKIGWWVGWVEWPSGPVFFALNIDTPNRLDDLAKRQSITRGVLRSINALSTAP, from the coding sequence ATGAATCGACGAAGTTTGGTGCTATCCGCCCTGGCCCTAGGGTTTGCTCAAGGAGCAATAGCTGGTCCGCAGTTTCAAGAAATGACCGAATGGTCTCGGTTTTTTACAGATGCCGATGCACAAGGAAGCATCGTCGTTCTCGATGCCCGAGGTAAATCTGAAACGACCCACGTCTACAACGTATCTCGTGCGCATCAACGTTACTCGCCAGCCTCTACCTTCAAGATTCCGCACAGTCTATTCGCGCTTGATGCAGGGCTGCTGCGTGACGAATTTCAGCTCATTCCGTGGGATGGCGTGAAGCGATCTGCTGCGGCGTGGAACGCGGACCAAAATCTGCGCTCCGCGATGAGGAATTCCACGGTCTGGGTATATGAACGCTTCGCCAAGGAACTCGGCGATGAACGTGAGACCGCCTATATGCACAAGATCGGATATGGCAATGCGGTCGCCACGGGCGACAAGCCATTCTGGGTTGAAGGCGACCTCGCCATCTCATCCTTCGAGCAGATTGCTTTCCTGCAGCGGCTTTACCGCAATCAACTACCTTTTCAGGTTGAACACCAGAGGCTTGTGAAGGACGTGATGGTCAATGAAGCGGGCCCTGACTGGATACTCCGTGCCAAAACGGGCTGGACCGGGAAAATCGGCTGGTGGGTTGGCTGGGTCGAGTGGCCCAGCGGCCCCGTCTTCTTCGCCTTGAACATCGACACTCCGAACAGGCTCGACGACCTTGCCAAGCGTCAGAGCATCACACGCGGCGTTCTGCGCTCCATTAACGCGCTATCTACTGCGCCATAA
- the iscR gene encoding Fe-S cluster assembly transcriptional regulator IscR, giving the protein MRLTTKGRFAVTAMIDLALRQNNGPVTLAAISQRQQISLSYLEQLFGKLRRHELVESTRGPGGGYTLARKATDITVADIIVSVDEPIDATQCGGKENCLGEAGRCMTHELWAALNQRMVEFLDSVTLQKLVDEQLAKGIQIEDKPVVRRAISTAPVVKPIRVNAPNSVFALGNAFAKS; this is encoded by the coding sequence ATGCGTCTTACGACCAAAGGCCGCTTTGCGGTCACCGCGATGATCGACCTGGCCCTGCGCCAGAACAACGGCCCTGTCACGCTGGCAGCCATCAGCCAGCGTCAGCAGATTTCGCTGTCCTATCTGGAACAGTTGTTCGGCAAGCTGCGTCGTCACGAGCTGGTGGAGTCCACCCGTGGCCCCGGCGGCGGCTACACCTTGGCCCGCAAGGCAACAGACATCACAGTGGCTGACATCATCGTTTCGGTGGATGAGCCGATTGATGCCACACAATGCGGCGGCAAAGAAAACTGTCTGGGCGAAGCAGGTCGCTGCATGACCCATGAACTGTGGGCAGCACTGAACCAGCGCATGGTGGAGTTCCTTGATTCCGTCACGCTGCAAAAGCTGGTGGATGAGCAACTGGCCAAGGGCATCCAGATTGAGGATAAGCCTGTGGTGCGCCGTGCAATCTCCACTGCTCCTGTGGTCAAGCCTATCCGCGTGAATGCACCTAACTCGGTGTTTGCGCTGGGTAACGCCTTCGCTAAATCCTGA
- a CDS encoding IscS subfamily cysteine desulfurase, whose protein sequence is MDMTPHFPIYLDYGATTPMDPRVVDAMIPWLREHFGNAASRSHAWGWEAEEAIENARKQVAELINADPREIVWTSGATESDNLAIKGAAHFYQGKGKHLITVKTEHKAVLDTMRELERQGFEVSYLDVNENGLLDLDVFKAAIRPDTILASVMAVNNEIGVVQDLNAIGALCREKGIIFHVDAAQASGKMVLDMQTMPIDLMSLASHKTYGPKGIGALYVRRKPRVRLEAQMHGGGHERGMRSGTLATHQIVGMGEAFRIAKEDMAKDMDHAHGLRQRLLDGLKDLEQVFVNGDMENGVPHYLNMSFNYVEGESLIMGIKGLAVSSGSACTSASLEPSYVLRALGRSDELAHSSLRMTFGRFTTEEEIDYAIKTIRENVLKLRELSPLWEMYKDGIDLSTIQWAAH, encoded by the coding sequence ATGGACATGACCCCGCACTTTCCCATTTATCTCGATTACGGCGCAACGACTCCCATGGACCCCCGCGTGGTAGACGCGATGATTCCTTGGTTGCGTGAGCATTTCGGTAATGCTGCCTCGCGTAGCCATGCCTGGGGCTGGGAAGCTGAAGAAGCTATCGAGAATGCCCGCAAGCAAGTGGCCGAGCTGATCAATGCTGACCCCCGCGAGATCGTGTGGACCAGCGGTGCGACAGAGTCCGACAATCTGGCGATCAAGGGTGCAGCACACTTTTACCAAGGCAAGGGCAAGCACCTGATCACGGTGAAGACCGAGCACAAGGCTGTGCTGGACACCATGCGTGAGCTGGAGCGTCAGGGCTTTGAAGTTTCTTATCTGGACGTCAATGAGAATGGTCTGCTGGATCTGGACGTATTCAAGGCTGCAATTCGCCCTGACACCATCCTCGCCAGCGTGATGGCAGTGAACAATGAAATCGGTGTGGTTCAGGATCTGAACGCCATCGGTGCTCTGTGCCGTGAAAAGGGAATCATCTTCCACGTGGATGCCGCTCAGGCCTCCGGCAAGATGGTTCTGGACATGCAGACCATGCCTATCGATCTGATGAGCCTGGCTTCGCACAAGACTTATGGCCCCAAAGGTATCGGTGCTCTGTACGTGCGCCGCAAGCCTCGAGTGCGCCTCGAAGCGCAAATGCACGGCGGTGGTCACGAGCGCGGCATGCGTTCGGGCACGCTGGCTACGCACCAGATCGTAGGCATGGGCGAAGCTTTCCGCATCGCCAAGGAAGACATGGCCAAGGACATGGATCACGCACATGGTCTGCGTCAGCGCCTGCTCGACGGCCTCAAGGATCTGGAACAAGTCTTTGTGAACGGCGACATGGAAAATGGCGTCCCTCACTACCTGAACATGAGCTTCAACTACGTCGAAGGCGAGTCGTTGATCATGGGTATCAAGGGTCTGGCTGTTTCCTCCGGCTCTGCCTGCACGTCTGCCAGCCTGGAGCCCAGCTATGTGCTGCGTGCCCTGGGCCGTAGCGACGAGCTAGCTCACAGCTCGCTGCGCATGACTTTTGGTCGCTTCACGACTGAAGAAGAAATTGACTACGCGATCAAGACAATTCGTGAAAACGTATTGAAGCTGCGCGAGCTGAGCCCTCTGTGGGAGATGTACAAAGACGGCATCGACCTCAGCACTATTCAATGGGCTGCACACTAA
- a CDS encoding Lrp/AsnC family transcriptional regulator: protein MDTLDKKILAELQANARASLQEIGAAVGLSASPCWTRIKKMEEAGVIEGYTVRLNPQALGLADSVLVMVTLDSHSDNTLEKFGEVLATIPEVVEAHLVSGDYDYLLRIVVKDTRDYERLLREKLYKIKGIRHSQSSFVLRTLKRADLPLGV, encoded by the coding sequence ATGGATACGTTGGATAAAAAGATTCTTGCTGAGCTGCAAGCCAACGCACGCGCCAGTTTGCAAGAAATTGGGGCGGCGGTGGGCCTGAGCGCATCACCTTGCTGGACACGCATTAAAAAGATGGAAGAGGCTGGCGTGATCGAGGGCTACACGGTGCGGTTGAACCCGCAGGCGCTGGGGCTGGCTGATTCGGTGCTGGTCATGGTCACGCTCGACAGCCACTCCGACAACACGCTGGAGAAATTTGGCGAGGTGCTGGCCACCATTCCCGAAGTAGTGGAGGCGCACTTGGTCTCGGGTGATTACGACTATCTGCTGCGCATTGTCGTTAAAGACACGCGAGACTACGAGCGCCTGCTGCGCGAGAAGCTCTACAAGATCAAAGGCATACGCCATAGCCAGTCCAGCTTTGTGCTGCGTACGCTGAAGCGTGCTGATCTGCCCTTGGGTGTCTGA
- a CDS encoding phosphonate ABC transporter ATP-binding protein, with product MSFMLDDVGLTHGNGFVALSHIHLSATQGESIALIGPSGAGKTSLLNTLGTSHLPTAGRMQVLGHVASAHSSVSALKALRSRIGTVHQSAPIPMRQRVVTAVLAGKLGQWPLWKALASLAYPQDLPGARDALARVQLEDKLFARCDQLSGGQLQRVGIARVLYQQAELILADEPVSALDPALSQATVQLLVQEAAARNATLVASLHAVDLALGHFARIVGIRDGRVAFDLPAAQVTDTLLQALYANADGSAVALPTLHNLPAAPSIEPGAATPVQVIACR from the coding sequence ATGAGCTTCATGCTGGACGACGTGGGCCTGACCCACGGCAACGGCTTTGTTGCCCTGTCCCATATTCATTTGTCTGCCACGCAGGGCGAAAGCATTGCGCTCATCGGCCCCTCGGGCGCGGGCAAAACATCGCTGCTCAACACCCTTGGCACCAGCCACCTGCCCACAGCAGGCCGCATGCAGGTGCTGGGCCATGTCGCGTCCGCCCATTCATCGGTCAGCGCCCTGAAAGCGCTGCGCAGCCGCATCGGCACCGTGCACCAAAGCGCGCCCATCCCCATGCGCCAGCGCGTGGTGACCGCCGTGCTGGCAGGCAAGCTGGGGCAATGGCCGCTGTGGAAGGCGCTGGCATCGCTTGCCTACCCGCAAGACCTGCCCGGCGCACGCGATGCGCTAGCCCGCGTGCAGCTGGAAGACAAACTCTTTGCCCGCTGCGACCAGCTCTCCGGCGGGCAGCTGCAGCGCGTGGGCATTGCCCGCGTGCTCTACCAGCAGGCCGAGCTGATTCTGGCGGACGAACCGGTCTCCGCCCTCGACCCCGCCTTGTCCCAGGCCACCGTGCAACTGCTGGTGCAAGAAGCCGCCGCTCGCAATGCCACGCTGGTGGCCAGCCTTCACGCCGTCGATCTGGCACTGGGCCACTTTGCTCGCATCGTCGGCATACGCGATGGGCGTGTGGCCTTTGACCTGCCCGCCGCCCAGGTCACCGACACGCTGCTGCAAGCCCTGTACGCCAATGCCGATGGCAGTGCTGTGGCCCTGCCCACACTGCACAATCTGCCGGCGGCCCCCAGCATTGAACCGGGCGCCGCTACTCCCGTTCAGGTGATCGCATGCCGGTAA
- the dnaQ gene encoding DNA polymerase III subunit epsilon: MSRQIFLDTETTGLSAIDGDRLIELGCVEMVNRKLTGNNLHLYFNAGRDSHPDALRVHGITTEFLKDKPRFADKIDEIWDYLQGAEVIIHNAPFDLGFLNNELKLAKRPPIKQCIGSVIDTLVMAKEMYPGKRNSLDSLCDRLGVDNSNRTLHGALLDSELLADVYINLTRGQEALLMSDEPADSPAAGAIVMPMVDLSTFKLPVLRANEQEQQAHDDVLKQLDKSSGGKTTWRSFENVSAEA, encoded by the coding sequence ATGTCGCGCCAAATTTTTCTGGATACGGAAACCACGGGTCTGTCTGCCATCGACGGCGACCGCCTGATTGAGCTTGGCTGTGTGGAAATGGTCAACCGCAAGCTCACCGGCAACAATCTGCACTTGTACTTCAATGCCGGCCGCGACAGCCATCCTGATGCCTTGCGTGTGCACGGCATCACGACAGAGTTCCTGAAAGACAAGCCGCGTTTTGCCGACAAGATTGATGAAATCTGGGACTACCTGCAAGGGGCCGAAGTCATCATTCACAATGCGCCGTTTGACTTGGGGTTTCTGAACAACGAACTCAAGCTCGCCAAGCGCCCTCCCATCAAGCAATGCATCGGCAGTGTCATCGACACCTTGGTCATGGCCAAGGAGATGTATCCAGGCAAGCGCAACTCGCTGGACTCCTTGTGCGACCGGCTGGGCGTTGACAACTCCAACCGCACGTTGCACGGCGCCTTGCTGGACTCGGAGTTACTGGCGGATGTCTATATCAACCTCACGCGTGGGCAAGAAGCCCTGCTGATGAGTGATGAGCCAGCTGATTCCCCCGCTGCAGGCGCTATCGTCATGCCTATGGTGGACCTCAGCACTTTCAAACTACCCGTGCTGCGCGCCAATGAACAGGAGCAGCAGGCGCACGACGATGTGCTCAAGCAACTGGACAAATCCAGCGGCGGCAAGACAACTTGGCGCAGCTTTGAAAATGTGAGCGCCGAAGCGTGA
- the iscA gene encoding iron-sulfur cluster assembly protein IscA: protein MAISMTEAAARHVNRYLSRRGKGVGVRLGVKTTGCSGLAYKLEYVDEILPDDVVFEDHGIKVLVDPKSLAYIDGTVLDFVREGLNEGFKFGNPNERDRCGCGESFRI from the coding sequence ATGGCTATTTCAATGACCGAGGCGGCCGCCCGTCATGTGAATCGCTACCTCTCACGTCGCGGTAAGGGTGTTGGCGTTCGTCTGGGCGTCAAGACCACAGGCTGCTCCGGCTTGGCTTACAAGCTGGAGTATGTCGACGAGATACTGCCCGATGACGTGGTGTTTGAAGACCACGGCATCAAGGTGCTGGTGGATCCCAAGAGCCTGGCTTATATCGATGGCACTGTGCTCGACTTTGTGCGTGAAGGCCTGAACGAAGGCTTTAAGTTCGGTAACCCCAACGAGCGTGATCGTTGTGGTTGTGGCGAGAGTTTTAGAATTTAA
- the iscU gene encoding Fe-S cluster assembly scaffold IscU, whose product MAYSEKVVDHYENPRNVGSFDKSDDSVGTGMVGAPACGDVMKLQIKVNPATGVIEDARFKTYGCGSAIASSSLVTEWVKGKTLDEAAALKNSQIAEELALPPVKVHCSILAEDAIKAAVNDYRAKRTTTEA is encoded by the coding sequence ATGGCTTACTCCGAAAAAGTTGTTGATCACTATGAAAACCCCCGCAACGTAGGTTCGTTCGACAAGAGCGATGACTCCGTGGGCACGGGCATGGTGGGCGCGCCCGCTTGCGGCGACGTGATGAAACTGCAGATCAAGGTCAACCCCGCCACTGGCGTGATTGAGGATGCACGTTTCAAGACCTATGGCTGTGGCTCTGCCATTGCTTCGTCTTCTCTGGTGACAGAATGGGTTAAGGGCAAGACGCTGGACGAGGCTGCGGCCTTGAAGAACAGCCAGATCGCTGAAGAATTGGCATTGCCACCTGTCAAGGTTCACTGCTCCATTCTGGCTGAAGACGCCATCAAGGCTGCGGTGAACGACTACCGCGCAAAGCGCACCACGACGGAAGCTTGA
- the fdx gene encoding ISC system 2Fe-2S type ferredoxin: MPIIKILPHAEYCPEGKEIDAPVGTSICEAMLDNGVNIEHACDMSCACTTCHVIIKEGFNSLNEAEEEEEDLLDRAWGLQPQSRLSCQAILSREGVTVEIPKYSINHAKENH; the protein is encoded by the coding sequence ATGCCCATCATCAAAATTCTTCCCCATGCCGAGTACTGCCCCGAAGGCAAAGAAATCGACGCACCCGTTGGCACATCGATCTGCGAAGCCATGCTGGACAACGGCGTCAATATCGAGCACGCCTGTGATATGAGCTGCGCCTGCACGACCTGTCACGTCATCATCAAGGAAGGCTTCAACTCGCTGAATGAAGCGGAAGAAGAAGAGGAAGACTTGCTGGATCGTGCCTGGGGTCTGCAGCCTCAGTCGCGCCTGTCTTGCCAGGCCATTTTGTCGCGTGAGGGTGTGACGGTGGAGATTCCTAAATACTCCATCAATCACGCCAAAGAGAACCATTAA